Proteins from one Oscillatoria nigro-viridis PCC 7112 genomic window:
- a CDS encoding Fic family protein yields the protein MAGYKAFIPNPLPPTPEIIMDQEMWHLLSQADRALGRLDGATDALPNPDLFVFMYVRKEAVLSSQIEGTQTSLIDVLEFESQALEPENPQEVAEVVNYIAAINYGLERLKSLPVSLRLIREIHKELMQGVRGAERAPGEFRHTQNWIGAGRCSLAEATYVPPPPYEMLQSLDNLEKFLHSPQPIPTLIKVGLAHAQFETIHPFLDGNGRTGRLLITFLLCEQNILQRPLLYISYYFKKYRSEYYDRLQAVRESGNWEAWLKFFLRGVYEVAQEAAATARKIVNLKEEHRQLVLNAMGRRSGNAIALLESLYFRPIFTVEHTAAITSLSYPNANALIKALSNIGLLEEITGQKRNRAFSYAPYLAVFRDS from the coding sequence ATGGCAGGCTACAAAGCCTTTATACCTAATCCGCTGCCACCCACACCTGAAATTATTATGGATCAGGAAATGTGGCATCTGCTGTCTCAGGCAGATCGTGCATTGGGTCGGCTAGATGGAGCAACCGATGCTCTACCAAATCCCGATCTCTTTGTGTTTATGTATGTTCGGAAAGAAGCAGTTCTATCGAGCCAAATTGAAGGTACACAAACATCTTTGATAGATGTCCTAGAATTTGAATCTCAAGCTTTGGAACCGGAAAATCCTCAAGAGGTAGCTGAAGTTGTAAATTATATCGCTGCTATTAACTATGGTCTTGAACGGCTCAAGAGTCTCCCTGTATCTTTGCGATTAATTCGAGAAATTCACAAAGAGTTAATGCAAGGGGTCAGAGGTGCTGAGCGTGCTCCAGGAGAGTTTCGCCACACCCAGAATTGGATTGGTGCAGGACGATGTTCGTTGGCTGAGGCTACTTATGTTCCTCCTCCACCCTATGAAATGCTCCAATCTCTAGATAATTTGGAGAAGTTTTTGCATAGTCCACAACCTATACCTACCTTGATTAAAGTGGGATTGGCTCATGCTCAGTTTGAAACAATTCACCCTTTTCTCGATGGTAATGGAAGAACAGGGCGATTATTAATTACGTTTCTGCTGTGTGAACAAAATATACTACAACGCCCATTACTCTACATCTCTTACTATTTCAAGAAATATCGCTCTGAATACTACGATCGTCTTCAGGCTGTTAGGGAAAGTGGCAACTGGGAAGCTTGGCTGAAATTTTTTCTGCGTGGTGTTTACGAAGTGGCTCAGGAAGCTGCCGCTACTGCCCGCAAAATAGTCAACTTAAAAGAAGAACATCGCCAATTGGTACTCAACGCAATGGGTCGTAGATCGGGTAATGCGATCGCATTGCTTGAGAGTCTTTATTTCAGACCAATCTTTACGGTAGAACATACTGCAGCAATTACAAGTTTGTCATATCCCAACGCCAACGCCTTAATTAAGGCTCTTAGTAATATAGGTCTTCTGGAAGAAATCACTGGGCAAAAACGTAATCGAGCATTTTCTTATGCTCCATATCTAGCTGTTTTCCGGGATTCCTAG
- a CDS encoding RNA-guided endonuclease InsQ/TnpB family protein has translation MLTITYEYKLAPTHEQVQKMEHTINVCRKVWNFALRERKDWLNSRKCPVNACSITSEYIIRSDTPYPNYFEQAKSLTRAKKQYPELATVNAQVLQQVLRKLETAFVDMKRKGMGFPRFKNRYRLRSFVYPQLGKGQLLKGNQIKLPQLGWIKYVKSREIPDGFVVKQARIVSKATGYFMMLALECDVNVPLPVPSGHPVGIDLGLDQFLATSDGKLVARPKFFQTKHRQLKLLQRRLKNKKKGSNNRHKLNKKIAALHQHITNTRKDWQFKLANHLCDQAGMIFVEDIDFRVWAKGMFSKHTLDAGFGQFISILQWVCWKRGVYFDKVNKDFTSQVCPQCDTHTGRKELEERVHHCRECGYTTHRDVAAAQVIRNRGLSEEGRFLDIKENACGDGLTGTGNSLVKNRRDRKKG, from the coding sequence GTGTTAACTATAACTTACGAGTACAAGCTAGCGCCCACGCATGAGCAAGTACAGAAGATGGAACACACGATAAATGTGTGTCGAAAAGTATGGAATTTTGCCTTGCGCGAACGCAAAGATTGGCTCAATTCTCGAAAGTGTCCAGTTAATGCTTGTTCAATCACATCAGAATACATCATTCGGTCAGATACTCCCTACCCCAACTACTTTGAGCAGGCCAAGTCTTTGACCCGGGCGAAAAAACAGTATCCCGAACTTGCGACTGTAAATGCTCAAGTTCTGCAACAGGTTTTGAGAAAGCTTGAAACAGCATTTGTTGACATGAAGCGTAAAGGGATGGGTTTCCCTAGATTTAAGAACAGATATAGACTTCGGTCGTTTGTTTATCCTCAATTGGGAAAAGGTCAATTACTAAAAGGCAATCAAATCAAGTTGCCTCAGTTGGGATGGATAAAGTATGTCAAATCACGGGAGATTCCTGATGGGTTTGTTGTGAAACAGGCTCGAATAGTCAGCAAAGCAACAGGTTACTTCATGATGCTTGCGCTGGAATGTGATGTTAATGTACCATTACCTGTGCCTTCTGGTCATCCAGTAGGGATAGATTTGGGACTAGACCAATTCTTAGCAACATCGGATGGTAAATTAGTTGCTAGACCCAAGTTTTTCCAAACCAAGCACCGCCAGCTTAAATTGCTGCAACGCAGGTTAAAAAACAAAAAGAAAGGGTCGAACAACCGTCACAAACTAAATAAAAAAATAGCTGCGTTACATCAACACATTACAAACACTAGAAAAGATTGGCAATTCAAACTGGCTAATCATCTGTGCGACCAAGCTGGAATGATATTTGTTGAAGATATCGATTTTAGGGTTTGGGCGAAAGGGATGTTTTCAAAGCACACGCTTGATGCTGGATTTGGTCAATTTATATCGATCTTGCAATGGGTATGCTGGAAACGTGGCGTGTATTTTGACAAGGTGAATAAAGATTTCACTTCGCAAGTATGCCCACAGTGCGATACTCACACCGGCAGAAAAGAACTTGAAGAACGAGTTCATCATTGCCGTGAGTGTGGATACACAACCCATAGAGATGTAGCAGCAGCTCAAGTGATCCGTAATCGCGGATTGTCCGAGGAGGGACGCTTCTTGGACATTAAAGAAAATGCCTGTGGAGATGGTCTGACGGGGACTGGCAACAGTCTAGTTAAGAATCGACGAGACAGGAAGAAAGGTTAG
- a CDS encoding glycerate kinase: MDRSTVTPVEILHRWQAGDRPTASDFHHLALWELADDLRARAFGITPDSVADVVRCKTDLFFSLLDELHTFPLKSTVFLETLWNLWLPLALQLSAAKQSLNRPLIQGILGGQGTGKTTLCQVLRLILGKLGYSTVSLSLDDLYKTYADRQQLQKADPRLIWRGPPGTHDIDLGIAVLDKLRGDRTRNLAAVDNPKSDALQPDIIKNIEIPRFDKSAWGGAGDRSQPEIISGADIVLFEGWFVGVNPVVDAKLNEFLAAAPFPISTESDCQFARDMNAKLHDYLPLWNRLDRLMVLYPQDYRISQVWRNQAEREMMAAGKSGMSEAEINRFVEYFWKALHPELFIKSMVEGDRVDLVIEVLSDRTVGKICLAIDLNLSD, encoded by the coding sequence ATGGATCGATCGACTGTAACCCCTGTTGAAATTTTACATCGGTGGCAAGCCGGCGATCGCCCGACCGCTTCCGACTTCCATCACCTGGCTTTGTGGGAACTTGCGGATGATTTGCGAGCGCGCGCTTTTGGGATTACTCCTGACAGTGTAGCCGATGTTGTCCGCTGCAAAACCGATTTATTCTTTTCTCTTCTTGACGAACTGCATACTTTCCCGCTAAAGTCAACTGTTTTCCTCGAAACTTTGTGGAATCTTTGGCTGCCGCTGGCCTTGCAATTATCGGCTGCCAAACAAAGTTTAAACCGTCCTTTAATTCAAGGAATTTTAGGAGGGCAAGGAACGGGAAAAACTACTTTATGCCAAGTTTTGAGGCTGATTCTGGGAAAATTGGGATATTCTACTGTCAGTCTTTCTTTAGACGATCTTTACAAGACTTATGCCGATCGCCAACAACTCCAAAAAGCCGACCCGCGTTTAATTTGGCGCGGCCCCCCCGGCACTCACGATATTGACTTGGGAATCGCAGTTTTAGACAAGTTGCGCGGTGATCGAACTCGCAATTTAGCAGCAGTTGACAATCCCAAATCTGATGCGCTACAACCGGATATAATTAAAAATATAGAAATTCCCAGGTTTGACAAATCTGCCTGGGGAGGTGCAGGAGATAGAAGTCAACCAGAAATTATTTCCGGTGCGGATATTGTACTTTTTGAAGGTTGGTTTGTCGGCGTCAATCCTGTGGTTGATGCCAAATTGAACGAGTTTTTGGCTGCTGCACCGTTTCCGATTTCCACAGAAAGCGACTGTCAGTTTGCGCGGGATATGAATGCGAAGCTGCACGACTATCTGCCGCTGTGGAACCGATTAGATCGGTTGATGGTTTTGTATCCCCAAGATTATCGCATTTCTCAAGTCTGGCGCAATCAGGCGGAACGGGAAATGATGGCGGCGGGGAAGTCGGGAATGTCAGAGGCCGAAATTAATCGGTTTGTCGAATATTTCTGGAAAGCGCTGCATCCCGAGTTATTTATTAAGTCGATGGTGGAGGGCGATCGCGTGGATTTGGTAATTGAAGTTTTGAGCGATCGCACTGTCGGAAAAATTTGTCTGGCGATCGACTTAAATTTAAGCGATTAG
- a CDS encoding ArnT family glycosyltransferase: MKEVIKSLSEFRNRPLAKPSKRIAPKLLSLLWLFAIAWVGFLWNLGNIGLVDETEPLFAEAARQMTVTGDWITPYFNGETRFDKPPLIYWLMAVAYRTLGVNELAVRLPSALCAIGLTCLGFYTLSKEEGRRKEEEGRRKEEEETENNNSKLKTRRLPIFLSTPWIGAALIALNPHTIAWGRTGVSDMLLVGCMCSALLAFFLGYTLEEQREKAEFSTVSASRFPNKWYLTFYVLIALAILAKGPVGIVVPALIVGSFGLYLGNFRQLWREMRPVSGILIILAIALPWYILVILANGQTYIDSFFGYHNFQRFTGVVNKHSAPRYFYFFVVLVGFAPWSIYLPVAIARTRFWQRSYWRRQPRSAQLSLFALFWFACIFGFFTIAVTKLPSYVLPLIPAAAILVTLLWSDIIAGNEPQNRQIKLEKKPNSLPRGLLVTYIFNVVFLLMIAGATFYCYNWLGDDPAMPNFPQAIQQSGLLIVGGTIWITTAVAIALLLWKRQQRWIVVANLIGLVAFIIFGLTPAYKVVDINRQLPLRQLAQVAVQQKLPGEEFIMVGFWKPSLVFYTQGPVTYYRAVTKAIDYIKESKNPTSPSILLLGYPEKFVELGLQPNQYQLLDSRGAYQLARVLRQAFR, encoded by the coding sequence GTGAAGGAAGTTATTAAAAGTTTGTCAGAGTTTAGAAATCGCCCGTTAGCGAAGCCCTCGAAGAGGATCGCACCAAAGCTGCTGTCACTGTTGTGGCTGTTCGCGATCGCCTGGGTAGGTTTCTTGTGGAATCTCGGCAACATCGGTTTAGTTGACGAAACCGAACCGTTGTTTGCCGAAGCCGCCCGTCAAATGACGGTGACAGGAGATTGGATCACTCCTTATTTCAACGGCGAAACCAGGTTTGACAAGCCGCCGTTGATTTACTGGCTGATGGCGGTGGCTTACCGCACTCTAGGCGTTAACGAATTGGCCGTGCGTCTTCCGTCGGCCTTGTGCGCGATCGGTCTGACTTGCCTCGGATTTTATACCCTATCGAAGGAAGAAGGAAGAAGGAAGGAGGAAGAAGGAAGAAGGAAGGAGGAAGAAGAAACAGAGAATAACAACTCAAAACTCAAAACTCGCCGTCTCCCAATCTTTCTTTCTACTCCTTGGATTGGTGCTGCCCTAATAGCTTTAAACCCCCACACTATTGCCTGGGGACGGACTGGCGTTTCAGATATGCTATTAGTCGGCTGTATGTGTTCGGCACTACTCGCCTTTTTCCTCGGTTACACTCTAGAAGAACAGAGAGAAAAAGCCGAATTTTCTACCGTTTCCGCTTCCCGATTTCCCAATAAGTGGTATCTGACTTTTTACGTACTAATTGCCTTAGCAATTCTGGCTAAGGGGCCGGTGGGAATTGTCGTGCCAGCGCTGATTGTTGGCAGCTTCGGGCTTTATTTGGGAAATTTTCGGCAACTTTGGCGCGAAATGCGCCCGGTGTCGGGAATCTTGATTATTCTGGCGATCGCCCTGCCTTGGTACATTTTGGTTATTTTAGCCAACGGTCAAACTTATATTGACAGTTTTTTCGGCTATCACAATTTCCAGCGTTTTACTGGAGTAGTCAACAAGCACTCGGCACCTCGGTATTTTTACTTTTTTGTAGTGCTAGTTGGTTTTGCACCTTGGTCGATTTATTTGCCGGTGGCGATCGCCCGCACCCGTTTTTGGCAGCGCAGTTACTGGCGCCGTCAACCGCGATCGGCTCAGTTGAGTTTATTTGCCCTCTTTTGGTTCGCCTGCATCTTTGGCTTTTTTACGATCGCCGTGACCAAATTGCCGAGTTATGTATTGCCTTTAATCCCCGCCGCTGCGATTTTGGTAACGCTGCTGTGGAGCGATATTATTGCAGGCAACGAACCACAAAACAGGCAGATAAAGTTAGAAAAAAAACCTAATTCTTTACCGCGAGGGCTGTTAGTTACATACATTTTCAATGTCGTATTTTTATTAATGATAGCCGGAGCAACTTTCTACTGCTACAACTGGCTGGGAGACGACCCGGCAATGCCCAATTTTCCCCAAGCAATTCAGCAGTCGGGATTGCTGATTGTCGGCGGTACGATTTGGATAACTACAGCGGTGGCGATCGCACTTTTACTCTGGAAGCGGCAACAACGCTGGATTGTGGTTGCTAACCTCATCGGGTTAGTAGCATTTATTATCTTTGGTCTTACTCCAGCCTACAAAGTGGTTGATATCAACCGCCAGTTACCTCTGAGACAGTTAGCGCAGGTTGCGGTGCAACAAAAACTGCCAGGGGAAGAGTTTATTATGGTTGGTTTCTGGAAACCAAGTCTGGTTTTTTATACCCAAGGGCCGGTGACTTACTACCGAGCTGTCACAAAGGCGATCGACTACATTAAGGAGTCTAAAAACCCAACTTCTCCCTCTATTTTGTTGCTGGGATATCCCGAGAAATTTGTGGAATTAGGATTGCAGCCAAATCAATATCAATTGTTGGACAGTCGGGGCGCTTACCAACTCGCTAGGGTTCTGAGACAAGCGTTTCGCTAG
- a CDS encoding GAF domain-containing sensor histidine kinase, with protein MGTYIDMQQIEQTQAEPQAEPEFWRHQARSEANFKDEKRCEARTVIEAGRELQVIEQFTNILSQRAGNWNELLQAIADATVEAIAGAEFCLVALPESDSSGLKLSAVGGAENFAAGKNPHVPNKLLWKAFATGQPVLWRSECDGPLPAAGCAAAIESGESGRLGVLAIGNGKDSTAIDAHTQQLLAVMGKQAAIAINSARAIEKLKKQEQLLDLQNELLIRQQEELENQGRRIQQQKLQLLEAAKLKSQFLGLMSHELRTPMNSIIGFSQLLLRQHKQLLSAQQTEMVGRILHNGKNLLLLINDILDLSKIESCRTELKSEKFDLAHLVMDVALEFINQAAEKNVAMSVSVCLQDRFIVNDKLRLRQVLVNLISNAVKFTHQGSIYIEVRELNGDRLIITVRDTGIGICETDLPHIFDKFRQGDQSTTRHYPGTGLGLAICACLVKMMDGTIMAESQPKKGSTFRMEFPRKIYPKKLTS; from the coding sequence GTGGGAACCTACATAGATATGCAGCAGATCGAACAAACTCAAGCCGAGCCCCAAGCAGAACCAGAGTTTTGGCGCCATCAAGCGCGCTCGGAAGCTAACTTCAAAGATGAAAAACGGTGTGAAGCCCGGACGGTAATAGAGGCTGGGCGGGAGTTACAGGTGATAGAGCAGTTTACAAATATATTGAGCCAGCGCGCGGGTAATTGGAATGAATTGTTGCAAGCGATCGCGGACGCGACTGTAGAGGCGATCGCAGGAGCGGAATTTTGCCTGGTTGCGCTCCCGGAGAGCGATAGCAGCGGGCTCAAACTCAGCGCTGTCGGGGGCGCGGAAAACTTTGCTGCGGGCAAAAACCCGCACGTGCCAAACAAGCTGCTGTGGAAAGCATTTGCGACGGGACAGCCTGTACTGTGGCGCTCGGAGTGCGACGGCCCGCTGCCGGCGGCGGGCTGTGCAGCGGCGATCGAGTCGGGGGAAAGCGGGCGTTTGGGCGTGTTGGCTATCGGCAACGGCAAAGACAGCACGGCGATTGACGCCCATACTCAGCAACTGCTGGCGGTGATGGGAAAACAAGCTGCGATCGCGATTAACAGCGCGCGGGCGATCGAAAAATTAAAAAAGCAGGAACAGCTTTTAGACTTGCAAAACGAGCTGCTAATTCGCCAGCAGGAAGAACTGGAAAATCAGGGGCGACGCATTCAACAGCAAAAATTGCAACTGCTAGAAGCAGCCAAGTTAAAATCGCAATTTTTGGGCCTTATGTCCCACGAATTGCGAACTCCCATGAATTCGATTATCGGCTTTTCCCAATTGCTGCTGCGCCAGCACAAACAACTGCTGAGTGCCCAGCAAACAGAAATGGTGGGACGCATTTTACATAACGGCAAAAACCTGCTACTGCTGATTAACGATATTCTCGACCTCTCGAAAATCGAGAGTTGCCGCACAGAATTAAAGAGTGAAAAATTTGATTTAGCGCATTTAGTAATGGATGTCGCCCTGGAATTCATAAATCAAGCCGCCGAAAAGAATGTGGCAATGTCCGTCAGCGTCTGCTTGCAGGATCGGTTTATAGTTAATGACAAGTTGCGCCTGCGGCAAGTGTTGGTCAATCTCATTTCCAACGCGGTTAAATTCACACATCAGGGCAGCATTTACATTGAGGTGCGGGAATTAAATGGCGATCGGCTAATTATCACCGTTCGGGATACAGGAATCGGCATCTGTGAAACCGATCTTCCCCACATTTTCGACAAGTTCCGCCAAGGCGACCAAAGCACAACTCGCCACTATCCAGGCACCGGTTTAGGACTAGCTATTTGTGCCTGTTTAGTCAAAATGATGGACGGCACAATTATGGCAGAAAGTCAACCCAAAAAAGGTTCGACATTTCGGATGGAATTCCCGCGAAAAATTTACCCGAAAAAACTCACTTCTTGA
- a CDS encoding alpha-amylase family glycosyl hydrolase, with protein sequence MAAPIEFNLFAPYNKGAALIGSFSNWEEIPMEKDEEGYFRTRVELEDGVYQYKFRVQSKSWFLEADRWVDVVDPYATDIDDPTQNGIVRIKDGDRIVDTYVWKHDDKPLPADRELVIYEMHVADFSGGEDDPFARGKYEHVVEKLDYLVELGVNAIELMPLKEYPGDYSWGYNPRYFFATESSYGTTAELKNLIDECHGRGIRVIIDGIYNHSEASSPLTQIDHDYWYHHEPRDPDNNWGPEFNYEFYDENLGTFPARKFIGDTVRFWIQEYHLDGIRFDAARQIANYDFMHWIVQEAKNVAGPKPFYTVAEYIPENPSITNLDGPMDGCWHDSFYHSIIPQLCGDNFDLERLKDIIDCKRQGFLGATNVVNYLSNHDHDRIFAELGDRGILDEAAFKRAKLGTVLLMTAVGVPLIWMGEEFGEYKGKTIEQSKIDWTLLGNDQNKGLWEYYKGLIHLRKNNQALYTENIDFFHEDPDSKVFAYTRWNDEGSRVVVVANMSENYLAGYSVPHFPANGTWHEWTGNYDIESGDDNIMIDLPEYEAKVFVWQ encoded by the coding sequence ATGGCCGCCCCAATTGAATTCAATTTATTTGCTCCCTACAACAAAGGAGCTGCCTTGATTGGCTCTTTTTCTAATTGGGAAGAGATTCCGATGGAAAAGGACGAAGAGGGTTATTTCCGCACGCGAGTTGAGTTGGAGGATGGCGTTTATCAATACAAATTCCGCGTTCAGTCGAAAAGCTGGTTTCTGGAAGCAGATCGGTGGGTAGATGTGGTCGATCCCTACGCAACTGACATCGACGATCCTACTCAAAACGGCATTGTTCGGATCAAAGACGGCGATCGCATTGTCGATACCTACGTCTGGAAACACGACGACAAACCGCTACCGGCCGATCGGGAATTAGTGATTTATGAAATGCACGTTGCCGACTTTTCCGGCGGCGAAGATGATCCCTTCGCCCGCGGCAAGTACGAGCACGTCGTCGAAAAACTCGATTACCTAGTCGAACTCGGCGTCAACGCGATCGAACTCATGCCCCTCAAAGAATACCCAGGCGACTACAGTTGGGGCTACAACCCCCGCTACTTCTTCGCTACCGAGTCCAGCTACGGAACCACAGCAGAACTCAAAAACCTGATAGACGAGTGTCACGGGCGCGGCATTCGCGTCATCATCGACGGGATTTACAACCACTCGGAAGCATCGAGCCCCCTCACTCAAATCGATCACGATTATTGGTACCACCACGAACCCCGCGATCCTGACAACAATTGGGGCCCGGAATTTAACTACGAATTCTACGACGAAAATTTAGGAACTTTCCCGGCGCGCAAATTTATTGGCGATACAGTCCGCTTCTGGATTCAAGAATATCATCTCGACGGCATTCGTTTCGACGCGGCGCGACAAATTGCTAACTACGATTTCATGCACTGGATCGTTCAAGAAGCCAAAAATGTCGCCGGCCCCAAACCGTTTTATACCGTTGCCGAATACATTCCCGAAAATCCCAGCATCACCAATCTAGACGGGCCGATGGACGGCTGCTGGCACGACAGTTTCTATCACTCCATAATTCCACAACTGTGCGGGGACAATTTTGATTTAGAACGGCTCAAAGATATAATCGACTGCAAGCGGCAAGGTTTCTTGGGTGCTACGAATGTAGTCAATTATTTGAGCAATCACGACCACGATCGCATTTTTGCCGAATTGGGCGATCGCGGAATTTTGGATGAAGCCGCATTCAAGCGGGCGAAGTTGGGAACCGTGCTGTTAATGACAGCAGTTGGCGTGCCGCTGATTTGGATGGGCGAAGAATTTGGCGAATACAAAGGTAAAACAATTGAGCAATCTAAAATTGACTGGACGCTGCTAGGAAATGACCAGAATAAAGGTTTGTGGGAATATTACAAAGGCTTGATTCACCTGCGTAAAAATAACCAAGCACTTTACACAGAAAACATCGACTTTTTCCACGAAGACCCCGACTCGAAAGTTTTTGCTTACACTCGCTGGAACGATGAAGGTTCGAGAGTTGTAGTAGTGGCAAATATGTCGGAAAATTATCTGGCAGGTTACAGCGTTCCCCACTTCCCGGCAAACGGAACTTGGCACGAATGGACGGGGAATTATGATATTGAATCTGGCGATGACAATATTATGATTGACTTGCCGGAATACGAAGCGAAAGTGTTTGTTTGGCAGTAA
- a CDS encoding GNAT family N-acetyltransferase: MIETNNLQLLPVERIHVEAFLRNKSELAAILNVVVPNSWPHFPEAFSIPADESCESNPPPTDWHSYFFIHPKNEVLVGNGGFKGSPDESGTVEIGYEIASEYWNRGFATEVVQGMIDYAFAHEEVKAVIAHTLAEKNASNRVLQKVGMKFIAEVGDPEEGKIWRWQITRDEYHPT, from the coding sequence ATGATTGAAACTAACAATCTTCAACTACTTCCCGTCGAAAGGATTCACGTAGAAGCTTTTTTACGCAATAAAAGCGAGCTTGCAGCAATTTTAAATGTCGTAGTGCCTAATAGCTGGCCTCATTTCCCGGAAGCATTTTCCATCCCTGCTGACGAATCTTGCGAATCCAATCCGCCTCCAACTGACTGGCACAGCTACTTCTTTATTCATCCAAAAAATGAAGTGCTTGTCGGCAATGGAGGTTTCAAAGGCTCACCTGATGAGTCGGGGACTGTAGAGATAGGTTATGAAATTGCTTCCGAATATTGGAATCGCGGATTTGCAACTGAAGTGGTACAGGGAATGATCGATTATGCTTTCGCTCACGAGGAGGTGAAAGCAGTCATCGCCCACACTTTAGCTGAAAAAAATGCCTCGAATAGAGTGTTGCAAAAAGTGGGAATGAAGTTCATTGCAGAGGTGGGCGATCCTGAAGAAGGCAAGATATGGCGATGGCAAATAACCAGGGATGAATATCATCCGACTTGA
- a CDS encoding DUF565 domain-containing protein, with protein sequence MQNTRINRLIDVLGDRFRGWLSNPWRRISLLIISLLFGTFLGTAISTIAGQSADWDIIAAGLLVLLTEFANRLVYGSLRSDDRSFWVQMLNALKIGLTYNLFVEAFKLGS encoded by the coding sequence ATGCAGAATACCCGAATTAACCGATTGATTGATGTTCTGGGCGATCGCTTCCGAGGCTGGCTGAGCAATCCTTGGCGGCGGATTTCGCTGCTGATAATTAGCCTGCTGTTCGGCACTTTTTTGGGAACAGCTATTTCGACGATCGCCGGACAATCTGCAGACTGGGATATTATCGCAGCCGGGCTGTTGGTGTTGTTGACCGAGTTCGCGAACAGGCTGGTTTACGGTAGCCTGCGGTCTGACGACCGTTCTTTCTGGGTGCAGATGCTCAATGCTCTGAAAATTGGTCTGACTTACAATTTATTTGTGGAGGCTTTTAAACTGGGATCTTAA
- a CDS encoding orange carotenoid protein N-terminal domain-containing protein: MNSPAATNPHSLSNDTQNIVQAINGLGTDEKLALLYFVYEKMGDSITPAAPAAAEPQLAPVLLDDFYKLSHDEQLNIMRGIVNRDDTPYSHAYGALTANNQLLVWYAWAIGMGERIVDIPEGYEATEAVNGLLDKIEGLDFEQQISVLRDVANNMGYTDVKPIATQAQVGKTSSL, encoded by the coding sequence ATGAACTCACCCGCCGCGACCAATCCTCACTCTCTCTCCAACGACACTCAAAACATAGTTCAGGCAATCAACGGGTTGGGTACAGATGAAAAGCTGGCGCTGCTCTACTTTGTTTATGAAAAAATGGGAGATTCAATTACACCAGCAGCTCCCGCCGCCGCCGAACCGCAATTAGCTCCCGTGCTGCTCGATGATTTTTACAAGCTTTCTCACGACGAACAACTGAATATAATGCGAGGTATTGTCAACCGCGACGACACGCCGTATTCTCACGCTTACGGAGCTTTAACTGCTAACAATCAGTTGCTGGTTTGGTATGCTTGGGCTATTGGTATGGGGGAAAGAATTGTCGATATCCCTGAAGGATATGAGGCAACAGAGGCTGTCAATGGTCTGTTGGATAAAATTGAAGGTCTTGATTTTGAACAGCAAATTTCGGTGCTGCGCGACGTAGCTAATAATATGGGCTACACCGATGTTAAACCAATTGCTACTCAGGCTCAAGTAGGGAAAACTTCTAGTCTGTAG
- a CDS encoding response regulator, whose product MSKIRVALIEDHDLTRVGIRTALQQRDTIEVVGDAANATEGLKLLQSSKPDVAIVDIGLPDFDGIELTQKFKKAVAESDPDTKILILTFQDNEEEVLAAFAAGADSYCMKDISFDQLLDVVKVTHEGNSWIDPAIARIVLKQARTQEPAPEEPKAEGKRVTIKAAEPEFSHIIETYPLTERELEVLELIVQGYSNAAIAEKLYITVGTVKTHVRNILNKLCADDRTQAAVLALRSGLVG is encoded by the coding sequence ATGAGTAAAATTCGCGTTGCTTTGATAGAAGACCACGACCTGACAAGAGTCGGCATCCGCACAGCTTTACAACAGCGTGACACGATAGAAGTTGTCGGCGATGCAGCTAACGCTACAGAGGGATTGAAACTGCTTCAGTCTTCAAAGCCTGACGTGGCAATTGTAGACATTGGCTTACCGGATTTTGACGGCATTGAACTGACACAAAAGTTCAAAAAAGCCGTAGCGGAGTCCGATCCAGATACAAAAATTTTGATTCTGACTTTTCAGGACAATGAAGAAGAAGTCCTGGCAGCTTTTGCCGCCGGAGCTGACTCTTACTGCATGAAAGATATTAGCTTCGATCAGTTATTAGACGTAGTAAAAGTAACTCACGAAGGTAACTCTTGGATCGATCCGGCGATCGCCCGTATCGTCCTGAAACAAGCTCGCACTCAGGAACCCGCGCCGGAAGAACCGAAGGCTGAGGGCAAAAGAGTCACAATTAAGGCGGCCGAACCCGAGTTTAGTCACATCATTGAGACTTACCCTTTAACCGAGCGGGAATTAGAGGTTTTGGAACTGATCGTACAGGGTTACAGCAATGCTGCAATCGCCGAAAAGCTGTACATTACTGTCGGTACAGTCAAGACTCACGTCCGCAATATTCTCAACAAGTTGTGCGCTGATGACCGCACTCAGGCAGCCGTTCTCGCCCTGCGTTCTGGCTTGGTTGGATGA